The Euphorbia lathyris chromosome 3, ddEupLath1.1, whole genome shotgun sequence genome contains a region encoding:
- the LOC136223732 gene encoding probable disease resistance protein At5g63020 yields the protein MDLKPTIEGLENKLEEVWNCLTADEVGVIGIWGMGGIGKTTLLTQLNSKCLGHFDFVIWLKVSQEVKLEDLEDEFVKQIGLSKEKKSNDKAALISQVLQKNKVLVLLDDLWNRVELKDIGIPQNNKCQVVFTTRSELVCRLMEAQRSIKVEPLEWEEAWRLFQDRVGFETFAAHPCISRIAKEIVRGCQGLPLALVTSAHAMSSKKTLQEWEHSAEILRKSASSRVFSILKLSYDRLPDQNMKSCLLYCALFPESFEIPKEELIDKWIGEVFLDDGIDQADPINKGYNIVQTLVDLSLLEDEGQEVRMHDVIRDMCLWIACEVEKEKESYFVQGGTRFRNELPREELRYAKRISLMQNAFVQRVTQVPGSPHLLTLLLSHNRGFGTIVDGFFRYMKALTVLDLSETGLRVLPTDISELVSLRYLDLSTSEIEKLPRGVMKLEKLQCLNLEYTPKLRKIPRQMIASLKMLQVFRIVGSHFILGEFSVGELERLENLKALSLTIKDAYIYRQVLNSQKLSSCIETLLVEDLEPPYGELVGTKTQTVYGINKVRCFDKLRKVRICCCHYLQDLTWVMRAPKLMELIVRWCENLQVISSYEGEENEKDLDPFARLEFLVLIGLPQLKSICWKPMLFPFLYDIRVCGCPMLKKLPLNTNSAKGCDLEIEGTTDWWFKLQWEDDPTRIAFRFCFAEIAWPYRTHGTNTSADRNRGIQHRVRCLLENLDRLAETRTMIGEAETRTMMGELVWNFSDSYMASRS from the exons ATGGATTTAAAACCAACAATAGAGGGCCTTGAAAATAAGTTAGAAGAAGTATGGAATTGTTTAACTGCGGATGAAGTTGGGGTAATTGGCATATGGGGTATGGGAGGCATTGGTAAAACGACCCTATTGACCCAGCTCAATTCTAAATGTCTTGGCCATTTTGATTTTGTGATTTGGCTGAAAGTTTCACAAGAGGTAAAACTTGAGGATTTGGAGGATGAATTTGTAAAACAGATAGGGCTTTCAAAAGAGAAAAAATCTAACGACAAAGCTGCTCTCATCTCTCAAGTACTGCAGAAAAACAAGGTTCTAGTGTTGTTAGATGATTTGTGGAACCGAGTCGAGCTTAAAGACATTGGAATTCCTCAAAACAACAAGTGTCAAGTCGTATTTACTACACGATCGGAGCTAGTCTGCCGCTTAATGGAAGCTCAACGGAGCATCAAAGTGGAGCCTTTGGAATGGGAAGAAGCTTGGCGGTTGTTTCAGGACAGGGTTGGATTTGAAACTTTTGCTGCACATCCTTGTATTTCTCGCATAGCTAAAGAAATCGTGAGAGGATGTCAAGGTTTGCCCCTAGCACTCGTTACTTCTGCTCATGCCATGTCCTCTAAGAAGACACTCCAAGAATGGGAGCATTCTGCTGAAATCTTGAGGAAATCTGCTTCAAGTCGTGTATTTTCGATTTTGAAGTTGAGTTACGATAGGTTACCAGatcaaaatatgaaatcttgTTTATTATATTGCGCTTTGTTCCCGGAGTCCTTTGAGATCCCAAAGGAGGAGTTGATAGATAAATGGATTGGTGAGGTCTTCTTGGATGATGGTATTGATCAAGCCGACCCTATTAATAAGGGTTACAATATTGTCCAAACACTCGTTGATTTATCTTTATTAGAAGATGAAGGTCAAGAGGTGAGGATGCATGATGTGATTCGTGACATGTGTCTGTGGATAGCGTGCGAGgttgaaaaggaaaaagaaagttATTTTGTGCAGGGAGGTACTCGATTCAGAAACGAACTACCTAGGGAAGAATTGAGATATGCGAAGAGAATTTCATTGATGCAGAATGCATTTGTCCAACGGGTAACACAAGTTCCTGGATCTCCTCATCTGTTGACCTTGCTACTTTCCCATAACCGTGGGTTTGGGACGATTGTTGATGGCTTCTTTCGATATATGAAGGCACTGACAGTTCTAGACCTATCTGAAACTGGATTACGTGTTTTGCCAACTGATATTTCGGAATTGGTTTCACTTAGATATCTTGATTTATCCACTTCGGAAATAGAAAAGTTGCCTCGGGGGGTAATGAAGCTAGAAAAGTTGCAATGTTTGAACTTGGAGTACACCCCTAAACTTAGAAAGATTCCGAGACAAATGATAGCTAGTTTGAAAATGTTGCAAGTTTTTAGAATTGTTGGATCTCATTTCATTCTTGGTGAATTTAGTGTAGGAGAATTGGAAAGGTTGGAAAATTTGAAAGCCTTGAGCCTGACAATAAAAGATGCATATATTTACCGTCAAGTACTCAACAGCCAGAAATTATCAAGTTGCATTGAGACTTTACTTGTAGAAGATCTCGAGCCTCCTTATGGTGAACTTGTAGGAACAAAAACTCAAACCGTTTATGGCATCAACAAAGTGAGATGTTTCGATAAGCTTCGCAAAGTGCGCATCTGCTGTTGCCATTATTTACAGGACTTGACATGGGTTATGAGAGCTCCGAAGTTGATGGAATTGATTGTCAGATGGTGTGAAAATTTACAAGTAATAAGCAGCTATGAAGGTGAGGAGAACGAGAAAGATCTGGATCCATTCGCAAGACTCGAATTCCTTGTATTAATAGGATTGCCACAACTGAAGAGTATATGCTGGAAGCCAATGCTCTTCCCGTTTCTATATGATATCCGAGTATGCGGATGTCCGATGCTTAAGAAGCTTCCTCTAAACACGAACAGTGCAAAAGGGTGTGATTTGGAGATTGAAGGAACTACTGATTGGTGGTTTAAGCTTCAATGGGAAGATGATCCAACTCGAATTGCTTTCAGATTCTGTTTCGCAGAAATTGCGTGGCCTTATAG GACGCATGGAACTAATACTTCAGCTGATCGAAATCGCGGTATACAACACCGTGTTCGCTGTTTGCTGGAGAATCTAGACCGACTGGCAGAAACCAGGACAATGATCGGGGAGGCAGAAACCAGGACGATGATGGGGGAGTTAGTCTGGAATTTTAGCGACAGCTACATGGCGTCGAGAAGCTAA